Within Candidatus Dojkabacteria bacterium, the genomic segment GCCATTGGGGTGATATCTTTCCATGTATTTATTGCTCCTTTATTTGAATCCAAGGCTCTTTTAAGGTCAGCTGGAATTCTTGGCTCAGGCCAATCTTTTGATGGCTCAATTGAAAGAGCTGCTATATCGCCAGCTTTTATGCCTGTCTCTTTCTGTAATTTCAAATCTAGCACGACTAAATGGCTTCCTTCTCCATTGGGCTCGAGCGGCTGCTTGAAGCTTGTCCCGTTGATTGTGCCTTCAACCAAAGCCATACCACGCGAAGGGAGTTTGTCGCTGGCTGATTGAGGGAGAAGCAGTAGTAGGTCCTTGTTGGACTTGGCGGCGTTTTCAGGTTTGTATGCTTTGGCTTTGAATTGGATAGCTGACATTTAATTTTGTTGTTAAGTTACACAAGTAAAGCATACCACGAAAGGGGAGAAGATAGCTTTACCTTCATTTAAAAGCGCAGTTCGGGTATACTTACTATAGGAGTAAGTTAAACGGGCTACTTGCAAATGGACGAGATAGGGAGAAAGAGAGAACAGTTGTATTCGAGCTTCCCAGAGGAAAGGTTAGAAGCAGCGCGCCGTTACGTTGAGCCTGTTATTGATGACGAGGGCCTCATAATCGGTTATTTTATCCCTGAATCCATACCGCACGGTGTCCACCCTTTCGAGCTCCCGCCATTCTCCCTTGTCGTCGCCACACAACCATCTGTCATCCCGGAAGGCATCTTTAGTCACCCGAATGGCATCTATCCTTTCCTAAATCATGTTATCTCTCCAATAGGTGGATACAACTATACTAGAGCAGCAAAAGACCCAGGTGTTATTACTCCGAAGCTAATGAGGTCAATTTTCCAGGGATTGCGGGACAGTGTAAAGAAGTATGGATATGTAGATACTATTGATGAGGATGAATTGTTGCAGACTGCATGGCAAACCAGCCTCTGCTTCACTGGCTTTCCGATGATAAGCGACTACGTACGAGAGATGAGGAGGTACTATGTTAGTACGGTGAACCCAAGAAAGATGGCAGAGTACTCGAAATTTCACGATCCAACATATCCGACTTTCTATGCAGGCGAGATGAAGAAAGCAAAGCTAAAGATAGATAAGAGATGGGAGGGGTTGGAGCAGCTTGTTGGGCATATGAGATTGGATGCACCTGAACCGATCCATATTGATGGAACTGAGTACGAGCGCGCTTTCGTGAGAAATTTCTAAGAGGGTTAACGCATACTACGACCTTAGCTAATTTCTTTGAAGTGCTCAATATTCTTGCTGGCAAATTCACACATATACTGATAGAAGCCTTTCTCACTCCCTCTAGTTAGCAAGTTGTACAAATTTGAAAAGATGACGACGCCACTTGACGTTAATAGCACCCTATAGTATAATATCCCGCGCTGAATTTGAATAAAATGTTAGCGTATTGGCATATATGTGACAGGGATCCATATACGCCAATAACCTGCTCTTTTACAAGTCAAAGGACATTTTCTGTAAGCAGTAAATTCTCTCCAAGCCTTGTTTGGGGCTATTTTTCTGCTTACAGAGCCAAATCTATATGACTCTCCAAAAAGGAGGTTGAGTCATGATTCTAGAAACTAGAATCAAAATGGTGAAGCAAGCAAGATCAAAGACAGAAAAACAAAGAGGCAAAATGAACCGTAATACAATTTTCACTATATTCATGCTTATAATAACCTTATACTTGGCAGCCTGTGGCTCAGACCAACAGCAGCAAAATGTACTGGTCATCACAGTAGAGCCTGGAAAAAGTCTCACAACTACTCATCCTTGCGATGGGTATCAAGAGACTCTCATACTGGACATTGATGGAATCGGCCCTAACGGGGTTAGGGTAAGAGGTGTAGAATCATTCCTTCAAGAAGGGGATCCTATAATCCGCGAATATTGCGGCACACGGATGATTGTAGGATACATACAGACAATTTCTGTAGATTACTCTTCCGTGGAAATTATGCTCCTGACAGAGCCCTTACCAGTGGCCCCGCCGGAGCCTTCGCAATCATCATAAGCTTTTCGTGTAAGCCATCAAGGATTCCGATCCTCAAACATTCAGAGATTGTGAGATCGATACCGATCCGCCCGATGAAGCTAGCATCGACTAGAACTGACGGGGAGGGTTCATCTCATAAATTTTCTTAATGATCACGAATGTCCTTTGACTTACACACTTCCTAGTCTCAACAAAAAAATCGCGGAGCCTAAGCCCCACGATTTCAGTATTCTTCGCAATAAAATTCCTAAGACAGATGAGCTGACACCAATTTTGTCATCTCAAACATCGTTACCTCGTCCTTACCATCGAAAACCTTCTTCAGTTTCTCGTCGGCTTTAATATTTCGCTTATTCTCTGGGTTCTGTAGATTGTTTGCTTTGATATATTCCCAAAGCTTCTTTGTAACTTCTGTTCTTGGCATTGGGCCTGAGCCAACTACTGCCTGTAGATCCGCCGACAGGTTCATAGGTTTAGAGAGTCCTGAATTTGCCATATTATGTGTAGATGAAAATTTATACATTCAGCTTAGCATAGTTTTGCAAATTCATGAATAAATTCGCAGGCTATTGCGAGCTAGGCATTATATAGATGCAATTTATACTCTTTAAGCTCTACTGCTCAATTAATGGATTAATATATAATCCACTCTTGCCAGAGTCATTACTGTATCCGCCCCACTGAATTCCACCATGATCTACAGGTCTCTCATGCTTATTCAAGTCTATTGCCCAAATCGCAGGATAATATCCTGAGTGGCCATCCCAATACTTACCTGCAATGATTATTTCATTAAACCCATCAGCATCAATGTCAGCGATTGCATTTGATCTGCCTGTTGAAATAGGGTAAAGCTGATTCCCGTCCCACTTCTCAACCTCAGAACCGTCGTGGTTAAATATTTTAATTGTTCCGAAATTTGTATTACCTGATTTATGCGTATATACAACTTCGGGATACTCTCTATCTCCGTCAGACACGATGTCGCCAACGACAATGTTTGAGTCATTATTGTATGAAGAAGTAGGAAAATGTACCTTTGGCCATCCAGGCAGATGATTTCCTTGATGATCCATTACATAAGTAAGGTCGTTTGTCATAAAGAGCATCTCAGGAATACTGTCTGCATTCATATCAGCAAGTGATGCTTGAGTGCCGTAACTAGTTCTATCGTCAACTGTATATGATGCCTGTAATGTACCATCATAATTAAATATATTTAGCTGTGCATTATAAGGTGAAGAACTTTGCCTACCTATGACAACAATCTCGAGTTCTCCATCACCATCCACATCACCAATCACTGGATATACCCTTACCTGTAGACCAAAACTTGCCGTTTCACTAAGGAGAGTTGCATCCTTTCTATATATTTGAAGCGTAGTGTGATCATTACCACTCTGAGGGGCAACTACAATCTCGTTCTCACCATCATCGTCAAAGTCTGCAGTTGCAAAAGTATGCGGGTTGCTAAATTTTGGCCAACCAGGAAGTGTATCTCCTTCAATATCAACCAAATAAGTATTATAGCTATCTTCATATATGATGAAAATTTCCCCTCCCTCTTTGTACATAACTGGAGCTGCAGTCACACCCACTCCTAAAGTAACCTTGCTCCACAGAAGTGTACCCGTGCCATCATACAAGTTGAGTCTAGAATTACAACCAGGATCACAGATTACATGAAAGGCAGCAACCACATAGTTATCGATCGATGCAGAGTAAGCCACACCTCCACCAGTTATAGGAAATCCAGACCTGATACTACCGTCATGATTAAATCCGTTAAGTGGACCACTAGCAAGTGAGGAAATTAGAAGTTCTGAGTATAGGTCACCATCAAAATTTGTTACTGTGACATCTATAAACTTACCACCCTGGAATGACCCACTTGTATGCCAAATTGATAGTGGATAATTATCCTCTATGTAATCACTATTTGCATCAGGAGTTCTCTCAGATGAGAGTAAAGACTTCGTCGCAACTCGGTTGTAAGTTACCAATCCATTTGAATTAATTGTGACAGGAGCAAGTGCCGCATCGGCTTTTTGTAGTGCCAAACTAAATGAGATTAGTAGTAGCGCTGAGAGAAAAATTGCTGAGATTTTGTTCATGCTATGTTACGTGTAATGTAAAATATAGGTTATTATACTCGGGATTAATGATATTCTCAATAAGATGCCGGCGGACGATGTCAACATTACCTTCGACTGGCTTAACATAAGGATGGGGCCTAACTCGCTACTATAAAGGCTATTACTAGACAGCCATATTGTTTATTTAGCATGGGTGGCACAGTCCTACACAATCTTGAAACTACTCCCCATGAGCAGTTTTCATAGTCCCACATATTGATTCCGTTTGACTGAGAGCACTATTTACAATTAAAATTCATGTTAAAAATATGGCTAAAAATAAACATTCAAAAGCAAAAAAAGGACCCTCTATTGAGGAAGCATTCTTAGCAGCAGGTATCCCAGAGAAAGTTCAACCTCGAAGTAGATCTGCGTCGGCACCCAGAGATTATAAAAGGCGTGGAATAAGCCGCCAAACACTTCAGGTAATATGGGATTACCGGAAGATATTTCTTATATCCCTCAGTGTAGGTCTAATCTGGTTTGTATCTATGGCCGTAACTTTCGTTTATATTAATCTTTCCAATTACAACACTCTACTAACCTTAACCCTCTTATCGGGAATACTATTTCTGCTCCTACTCTTATATCTGGCGTCACTATTTATTAAGAGAAGGAGATATCTGCCGCTGGTGACAATCGCAATTCTAGTACTTTTCGCCATAACACTCCTGAAGCCGTACGCAGTCTATCTGACAACTGGCGTCCAAGAGTACCGAGGCACCTGTGATATATATGTAGGACGCACGGAGAGTAGACGTAATAGTAGTGGCCACTACTACATTATGGAGTCGTATGTATCATTTGATAGTGAGATTGAGAGTTCGGGAGTAACCCCGAAAACTAGTGAAAGAGAGTTCGCTCAACTAACTGGACTTGACTCATACCCGAATTTTGCAGAGGGTAGATCAACTATTATCGACTGTGATGGTGCATTCAGTATCTACTATCTCTCCAATGGTTCTTCGGGAGTATTATTGCAGGTTGAAAAACTGTAGCTATGCCCTTATCAGACATAGGTATAGACCAATGAATCAATAATTAACTTCTCTACATACCGGCAGGCTTTTTCTCAATTTCAGGTATCAACTCACGAGGAATTTTCCTGACAACTACGCTATCATTTCCCTCCATGATTAGCTAATATCCGCTTTGAAATTATTATATATTAATGAGTGGCATGTAGTTAGTGCAGATTGAGCATCTGTTCTACTCATAGAATGGCCTTTATGTAAGACGGCTATACGTTTATCATTAATATCTTTCTCTACTGAACCATAGTCAATATCTTTGACTTGCTTATCCTTCAATTTCCTGCATAAGCTACCAAGACCAAGTTTGTTCTTAGATATTTTTGTTATCTCTCCAGGAAACTTAATCTTAAGTATTTTTGCTAAACCTAACTCGCAGGCTATAGCACTCTCAATCACACTTTGCCGATAGTTATCTTCATTAAAAAACTTTTTCGCATACATGAGGTTCATAAAGTATGGCGCTGGAGACTTGCCAGATGATGCTTTATTCAAAGCCATTTGAAAATCCGCTTTCGTTAGAGCCGACTCTCTCATCATAATTTCTATTGTGTTAATACCTGTTTTGACACGCTTCGGTTCTGCACCTTCTCGTAGAAAGCAGACGTCAAAGGGGTTCTGGTCTCGTATTCTGGAGTATTGCTCTTCCAGGTCTATAAAATTAATAACCTCAATCCAACTTATAAAGAGCTTCTGCCAAGAGTGTAGTTTAGTAACAACCTTTTTCACACTATCAATGCGCATCTCGCGCTGAGATTTGACAACAAATTGATTACAAAGAAAATCGATAAGTTGCTCATCATTATCTACCTCATGTTGTTGGATAAAATAGTCATGATAATCCTGACGTACCTCCCACATAAGCCCTTCATCAAATATAGGTTTATGAAATTTTGGCTTACCTGTTTTAGAATCAAAATCAGGAAAGCAAATCTTTAACTCGTAGCCCTCATATTTAAATGGCAATTCAGTACCGACAAGCTCTGCAGAAAGGTGGAAGTTGTGATGAGGAAATTTGACTAGCGCCTCAAAGTTACCCTTGGACATTCTTTTTGTCACTAAACTTATCTATAAGTCCACTCGATATTCTAATACTACGTTACAATCGGAATAATGATTCTATAACACTATTCAAAGATCACTACAAAGTGACTCCCATCTCTCTTACCCCCTTCACGCCCGACCAACCCACCCTCAATTTCCACTAATCCAACCTCTCTCACACCAGCCCCATCATGTGGGACAGCAGGATCTACAACAGTAACGCTATCTTTGCCACCACCTGGCAGCACTCCTAACACATGGGTCTCAGACTTGTATCTATTTGTGTAATTAACTCCAGCTGGCCTGCCAATTTCGTCATGAGACACCGATGCCATGACAAAAAGCCTCATCGAAGGCAGAATTATCGTACTACCAAGCTCCACCGGACCATTTTGCCCGACAATATTTCTAAAGATATCCAGAAATTCCCGCTCAATAGAAGTAAATATATGTTTCTCACTGCCCACTGCATGGCTTCCGTCACGGACATACTCAACCAATATCGCTTTTAGTCCCCATCTTTCTTTGAGCCATTCAACTGCACCACGCGCATCAGTCCCGCGGTCAATGAAAAATGTCGGCATGTAGACCGTTTGACCAACGACAGGAGGTTGAAGCTCGATTTTATACTGCTCGGTTCTTCGCTCTACTCCATCTATGGTGACAGAATCAAACCGTCGGAGTAGCTTCTTAGCATGCTTAAGGTCATCTCCTAGTGAAACCGGGACCGATAGCTGTGAGCCGTTTATATTGTAGCCAGGAAACGAGACCTGTACAGATGGACGAGTATACCGCCCGTATGAGGCGAAATCTTGGATAGTCGAAAGTAAGTCGAGGCTTAGGCCACGAAAGTATCTCACTGCGGAGATCATTACAGCGATTCCACAAGCAGTTCTTTGGAGCTGGGTAGGTAGGGCGGGGTTAAATTGTGTGACGTGAATCTGATCCATGAGAGTCGAGGAATACTTGTTAGTTCTTTAATTCGGATATTTTATCACTTTATGGTCATAAACCAACTACTGTATATTGAAAATGTAGGGGTTAACTAAATTTTATCCAATATGACTAATGGAGTTTGAGGTAAACTATTTAGCTGTCTTTCTTGCCGCACTATCGGCATTTTTCTTAGGTTTTGTCTGGTATACACTGCTGTTCTCCAAGCCATGGCAGAAAGAGATTGGCATGAAGGCCGATTCCAAAGAGACAAAAGAG encodes:
- a CDS encoding SWIB/MDM2 domain-containing protein; the protein is MANSGLSKPMNLSADLQAVVGSGPMPRTEVTKKLWEYIKANNLQNPENKRNIKADEKLKKVFDGKDEVTMFEMTKLVSAHLS
- a CDS encoding VCBS repeat-containing protein; the protein is MNKISAIFLSALLLISFSLALQKADAALAPVTINSNGLVTYNRVATKSLLSSERTPDANSDYIEDNYPLSIWHTSGSFQGGKFIDVTVTNFDGDLYSELLISSLASGPLNGFNHDGSIRSGFPITGGGVAYSASIDNYVVAAFHVICDPGCNSRLNLYDGTGTLLWSKVTLGVGVTAAPVMYKEGGEIFIIYEDSYNTYLVDIEGDTLPGWPKFSNPHTFATADFDDDGENEIVVAPQSGNDHTTLQIYRKDATLLSETASFGLQVRVYPVIGDVDGDGELEIVVIGRQSSSPYNAQLNIFNYDGTLQASYTVDDRTSYGTQASLADMNADSIPEMLFMTNDLTYVMDHQGNHLPGWPKVHFPTSSYNNDSNIVVGDIVSDGDREYPEVVYTHKSGNTNFGTIKIFNHDGSEVEKWDGNQLYPISTGRSNAIADIDADGFNEIIIAGKYWDGHSGYYPAIWAIDLNKHERPVDHGGIQWGGYSNDSGKSGLYINPLIEQ